A genomic window from Glycine soja cultivar W05 chromosome 10, ASM419377v2, whole genome shotgun sequence includes:
- the LOC114370400 gene encoding uncharacterized protein LOC114370400: MVRTPSCDKSGMRKGTWTPKEDMKLIAYVTSDVVGSNSIGCLIMVSWPFGIARMPRRLSVLAVTKRAKTCGLDWFGFGSRITITTTDIHLLHVHGVERAYEVEELNHEEALELFNWRAFRGNKLILVI; the protein is encoded by the exons ATGGTGAGAACACCGTCTTGTGACAAAAGTGGAATGAGGAAAGGTACTTGGACTCCAAAGGAAGATATGAAGTTAATTGCTTATGTTACTAG TGATGTTGTTGGCAGCAACTCCATTGGATGCTTGATTATGGTATCCTGGCCTTTTGGGATAGCAAGGATGCCTAGGAGGTTGTCCGTGCTTGCTGTAACAAAACGAGCTAAAACAT GTGGACTAGATTGGTTTGGTTTTGGAAGCAGAATTACTATCACAACTACAGATATACATCTGCTGCATGTTCATGGTGTTGAAAGAGCCTATGAAGTAGAAGAACTAAATCATGAAGAAGCCCTTGAATTGTTCAACTGGAGGGCCTTCAGAGGAAACAAGTTAATCCTAGTTATATAG